The Pedobacter mucosus genome window below encodes:
- a CDS encoding SDR family oxidoreductase, which translates to MENKKVWFITGASKGLGLTLVKKLLNNGYNVAATSRNLSDLENAVGEFESFLPLSVDLLSEESVENAVSQTITKFGQLDFVVNNAGYGMIGALEELSDKESRENFDVNVFGSLNVIRKALPQMRKQQSGHIFNISSIGGFSGNFPGFGIYCATKFAVAGFTESLAAEVKSFGIKATVVEPGYFRTEFLTSGSLVVPKNPIDAYKEVRESQAAHQNDINNQQPGDPAKGVAVIIAAAESENAPLHLFLGPDAYQVANLKIVDVQKDMEDWKELATATNFDSI; encoded by the coding sequence ATGGAAAATAAAAAAGTATGGTTCATAACAGGTGCCTCGAAAGGCCTGGGACTCACATTAGTTAAAAAATTATTAAACAATGGCTATAACGTTGCTGCAACATCAAGAAACCTAAGCGATTTAGAAAATGCAGTTGGAGAATTTGAAAGCTTCCTACCGCTATCAGTTGATTTATTGAGTGAAGAAAGCGTAGAAAATGCGGTCAGCCAGACTATTACAAAATTCGGTCAGCTAGATTTCGTTGTAAACAATGCAGGTTATGGAATGATTGGCGCTTTGGAAGAATTGAGTGATAAAGAATCTCGTGAAAACTTTGATGTTAACGTTTTCGGTTCCCTAAATGTGATTAGAAAAGCACTGCCTCAAATGAGGAAGCAGCAATCCGGTCATATTTTTAATATTTCATCGATCGGTGGATTCTCTGGCAATTTCCCTGGCTTCGGAATATATTGTGCTACAAAATTTGCAGTTGCAGGTTTTACAGAATCGTTAGCGGCCGAAGTAAAATCATTCGGAATTAAGGCAACAGTTGTTGAACCGGGTTATTTCAGAACTGAGTTTTTAACTTCTGGTTCACTAGTTGTTCCTAAAAACCCAATTGATGCTTATAAGGAAGTAAGAGAATCTCAAGCTGCACATCAAAACGACATTAACAACCAACAACCGGGCGATCCTGCAAAAGGAGTTGCGGTAATTATTGCAGCAGCAGAAAGTGAAAATGCACCTTTGCATTTATTTTTAGGTCCTGATGCTTACCAAGTAGCAAACTTAAAAATCGTTGACGTGCAGAAAGATATGGAAGATTGGAAGGAGTTGGCAACAGCAACTAACTTTGATAGCATCTAA
- a CDS encoding C40 family peptidase, with translation MIKRKPQYAYWIILICVLILSSCGSRKYIVKSDTKAAKAADAMSNLKSKQLYRFITDWTGVRYRFGGLDKNGIDCSGFAFLLEREIYGITLPRISRDQAKAVNKKSIDNLKEGDLVFFSFGGNDVDHVGVYLNNGFFVHASTNRGVIVDDLNLPAYQKVLVKSGSVN, from the coding sequence ATGATAAAAAGGAAACCACAATACGCTTATTGGATAATCTTAATTTGTGTGCTCATTTTATCTTCTTGCGGAAGCCGGAAGTATATCGTTAAAAGTGATACTAAGGCTGCAAAAGCTGCTGATGCGATGTCAAATCTGAAAAGTAAACAGCTCTACCGTTTCATAACCGATTGGACGGGTGTTAGATATCGTTTTGGTGGTTTGGATAAAAATGGAATAGACTGTTCGGGATTTGCCTTTTTACTAGAAAGGGAAATTTATGGGATTACCTTACCCAGAATCTCTCGGGATCAAGCAAAGGCTGTAAATAAAAAAAGCATTGATAATTTAAAGGAAGGTGATCTAGTTTTCTTTTCTTTCGGTGGAAATGATGTGGATCATGTTGGAGTTTATCTCAATAACGGATTTTTTGTACATGCAAGTACCAATCGAGGTGTTATCGTTGATGATTTGAATTTACCCGCTTATCAAAAAGTGCTGGTAAAATCTGGTTCGGTGAATTAA
- a CDS encoding TlpA disulfide reductase family protein, which translates to MRIFFIIFLSLVTYTTSAQVKLLTLNDLDKRIANGRDTTYVINFWATWCSPCVAELPNFEKLRLANLNKSVKVLLISLDFKSKLQKDVIPFVQKNVIKAEVFLLNESNQQQAVERINKNWSGAIPATLFVNKKVRRFYEKQFTEVDLKNTLLNLK; encoded by the coding sequence ATGCGTATATTTTTCATTATCTTCTTATCATTAGTTACTTATACAACTAGCGCACAAGTAAAATTGCTTACGCTTAATGATTTAGATAAACGCATCGCAAACGGAAGAGATACGACTTATGTAATTAATTTTTGGGCAACTTGGTGTTCGCCTTGCGTAGCAGAATTACCTAATTTCGAAAAGCTTCGTTTGGCCAATCTAAACAAGTCGGTTAAAGTCCTTTTGATAAGCCTAGATTTTAAGTCGAAGCTGCAAAAAGATGTCATTCCATTTGTTCAAAAAAATGTAATCAAAGCGGAGGTTTTTCTCCTAAACGAATCAAATCAGCAGCAAGCTGTTGAGCGAATTAATAAAAATTGGTCTGGAGCTATACCTGCAACTTTGTTCGTTAATAAAAAAGTAAGGCGCTTTTATGAAAAGCAATTTACTGAAGTGGATTTAAAAAATACTTTGTTAAATCTAAAATAG